A single window of Desulfovibrio sp. G11 DNA harbors:
- the dtd gene encoding D-aminoacyl-tRNA deacylase produces the protein MRILVQRVTEASVNVDGRQVAAIGPGIMALVGFGQEDGPDFHNRPAFRGMAQKLAGLRIFPGQGELANKFHTSLEEFGGQLLLVPQFTLYADCRKGRRPSFTDAGNPAWAEPMFEHFVKIVDESCSVSVSSGIFGADMAVRLCNWGPVTIWLDSLSLFGS, from the coding sequence ATGCGCATACTGGTGCAAAGAGTTACTGAAGCTTCCGTGAACGTCGATGGCCGTCAGGTGGCGGCCATCGGCCCCGGCATCATGGCTCTGGTGGGCTTCGGCCAGGAAGACGGCCCGGACTTTCACAACAGACCGGCTTTTCGGGGTATGGCCCAAAAACTGGCCGGTTTGCGGATTTTTCCCGGCCAGGGAGAACTTGCCAACAAATTTCATACATCACTTGAAGAATTCGGCGGGCAGCTTTTACTCGTACCGCAGTTTACCCTGTATGCAGACTGCCGCAAGGGCCGCCGTCCGTCCTTTACAGATGCAGGTAATCCGGCATGGGCGGAACCAATGTTTGAACATTTCGTGAAGATAGTTGACGAATCTTGCAGCGTCAGCGTATCTTCAGGTATCTTCGGCGCCGACATGGCGGTGCGCCTTTGCAATTGGGGTCCTGTCACCATCTGGCTTGACTCGCTCAGCCTGTTTGGCAGTTGA
- a CDS encoding STAS domain-containing protein, with product MFTLQAESHKNVTVLRYLGDMLLPDVPQFSRQLEAYLLAPGIRQVVLDLSHVNRVDTSGLGVLVSASTKSRGHGRRLVLLTPAPHVVELLKKVEIEGFFPTFDSEEELKGFIPDTAD from the coding sequence GTGTTTACCCTGCAAGCGGAGTCTCATAAAAACGTTACAGTCCTGCGCTATCTGGGCGATATGCTGCTGCCTGATGTGCCTCAGTTCAGCCGCCAGCTCGAAGCCTATCTTCTGGCTCCGGGTATCAGACAGGTTGTGCTGGACCTGAGCCATGTAAACAGGGTGGACACATCCGGCCTTGGGGTGCTCGTCAGCGCCAGCACCAAAAGCCGGGGCCACGGCAGAAGGCTCGTGCTGCTCACACCGGCTCCACACGTTGTTGAGCTTTTGAAAAAAGTGGAAATCGAAGGTTTTTTTCCCACCTTTGACAGCGAAGAGGAATTGAAGGGTTTTATTCCCGACACTGCGGACTGA
- a CDS encoding FapA family protein — protein sequence MVQYYLRHYFNPDFDYLHLKPGGENGSSDVYSLGYVQNAINGQVLAEIIPLEDAGPEPDPRFILDKPRFPTGSNTRIDPHYPNYLLAAANGYVFYLDGKITVKCLLNVRQDVSFQTGNIFFVGDMAIHGSVRAGFSVQANNVRIMGMVEGGVVRARRNLLIDGGVRGGAGQHSLVDAGGKLLSPFLEKVEARARDNIVIEKSCLYSTVYAGASMVVREQAYGGIINAYGSMYVGRQLGNKAGIPTKIYLGYDPLSIRQLEKIDHIIAQQSQTITHLNAVAGHLPPDTNDVSRKLQALREQRKQLIRRRDELWARLSMDESYMHNCRLLVPGRIYPGVEISIGRAFLTIDRVYKKITCRLVEHDIVIEHMQHSHLGTSR from the coding sequence ATGGTGCAATACTATCTGCGGCATTACTTCAATCCCGATTTTGACTACCTCCACCTGAAGCCCGGTGGAGAGAATGGCTCTTCTGACGTTTACAGCCTGGGCTACGTACAGAACGCCATCAACGGGCAAGTGCTGGCCGAGATCATCCCACTGGAGGATGCGGGGCCGGAACCGGACCCGCGTTTTATATTGGATAAACCCCGTTTTCCTACCGGTTCAAACACGCGCATCGACCCCCATTATCCCAACTATCTGCTGGCCGCTGCCAACGGCTATGTTTTCTATCTCGACGGCAAGATTACGGTCAAATGCCTGCTCAATGTACGGCAGGACGTAAGCTTTCAGACAGGAAACATTTTCTTTGTGGGCGATATGGCCATTCACGGCTCCGTGCGTGCAGGTTTTTCCGTACAGGCCAACAACGTGCGCATCATGGGCATGGTTGAGGGCGGCGTGGTACGCGCCCGGCGCAACCTGCTGATTGACGGCGGCGTACGCGGTGGCGCTGGGCAGCACAGCCTAGTAGACGCCGGAGGCAAGTTGTTGTCTCCTTTTCTTGAAAAGGTGGAAGCACGCGCCCGTGACAACATCGTTATAGAAAAAAGCTGTCTCTACTCCACTGTGTACGCCGGAGCCAGCATGGTAGTGCGGGAACAGGCCTACGGCGGCATTATCAATGCCTATGGCAGCATGTATGTGGGCAGGCAGCTCGGCAACAAGGCGGGTATCCCTACCAAGATATACCTTGGGTATGACCCGCTGAGCATACGCCAGCTTGAAAAGATTGACCATATCATTGCCCAGCAGTCGCAGACTATCACCCACCTCAACGCAGTAGCCGGACACCTGCCACCGGATACCAATGATGTGAGCCGAAAGCTGCAGGCCCTGCGGGAACAGCGTAAACAGCTGATCCGGCGGCGTGACGAGCTGTGGGCACGCCTGTCTATGGATGAAAGCTACATGCACAATTGCCGTCTTTTGGTTCCGGGCCGTATCTATCCCGGCGTAGAAATTTCCATTGGCCGGGCCTTCCTGACCATCGACCGTGTTTATAAAAAAATTACATGCCGCCTGGTGGAACACGATATAGTTATTGAGCACATGCAGCACTCGCATCTGGGCACTTCTCGATGA
- a CDS encoding CgeB family protein — MTQTQQPVFQAVFSTKTDSGNDVAPILCDIEARINGRRFAMLAPGGPEREKAVITALHSDQLNSSLPVLLGCGMGYALRLLLQRCPGPVAVVEKEQELQKISGVLVGLPAEERQRIHLIFAKEADETLRQLTRWQMRHSGLRLLPVALPFYLRLDRAYYGSLQKELIASTRFDFWGRAAGPRFTGGQPRVLLLTSKYFLMGELEGACRKLGIEHRLVRIEDNSVACTDFVEQLLEAVISFRPDCCITLNHMGVDVEGILMDLLAQLQLPLASWFVDNPHLIIHLYSRCISPWTALFTWDADNIESLRDTGFKHVFYLPLGTDPDRFHPGRGAEAPDSWQADISFVGNSMLYKVGGRLKHGRFPRQLLLPFLEVSHAFMKSDQRSVADFLHDSFPAVFAHYQALPDNEARLAYETAITWQATRLYRNGCVRRLLPLHPLIVGDNGWRSEFRREVVQPRYMDALSYYTDLPRFYCRSNINFNCTSKQMKGAVNQRVFDVPAAGAFVLTDWRPQMEQLFDPDEMVCYRDPDEAPELARYYLAHPQKRRHIAQRARRRVLACHTWAHRLQSLLEQMRQVYGTPVTKKIAERGPDA; from the coding sequence ATGACTCAGACACAACAGCCCGTCTTTCAAGCCGTCTTTTCTACAAAAACAGATTCCGGAAATGATGTCGCGCCGATTCTTTGCGACATTGAAGCCAGAATCAACGGTCGCCGCTTTGCCATGCTGGCCCCCGGCGGACCGGAAAGAGAAAAGGCGGTCATTACGGCTCTGCATAGCGACCAGTTAAACAGTTCCCTTCCTGTTCTTCTCGGTTGCGGCATGGGATACGCCTTGCGCCTTTTGCTGCAACGCTGCCCCGGGCCGGTGGCTGTAGTGGAAAAAGAGCAGGAACTGCAGAAGATCAGTGGGGTTCTTGTAGGCTTGCCTGCTGAAGAACGTCAACGTATTCACCTGATCTTCGCAAAAGAAGCGGATGAAACCCTGAGACAGCTGACCCGCTGGCAGATGCGCCACAGTGGACTGCGCCTGCTGCCTGTGGCCCTGCCCTTTTATCTGCGGCTTGACCGTGCCTATTACGGCTCCCTGCAAAAAGAACTTATAGCCAGCACCCGCTTCGACTTCTGGGGTCGTGCCGCCGGCCCCCGCTTCACGGGTGGCCAACCGCGCGTCCTTCTGCTTACAAGCAAATATTTTCTTATGGGCGAACTGGAAGGAGCTTGCCGTAAACTTGGCATTGAACACAGGCTGGTTCGTATCGAAGATAATAGCGTTGCCTGTACAGATTTTGTGGAACAACTGCTTGAGGCTGTTATTTCCTTCCGGCCGGACTGCTGCATAACGCTTAACCATATGGGCGTTGATGTGGAAGGCATCCTCATGGATCTTCTCGCACAGCTGCAATTGCCTCTGGCCTCTTGGTTTGTGGACAATCCCCACCTCATTATCCATCTCTATTCACGTTGCATCAGCCCCTGGACAGCCCTGTTCACCTGGGATGCGGACAATATTGAAAGCCTGCGTGACACAGGCTTCAAACATGTTTTTTATCTGCCCCTCGGTACGGACCCCGACCGTTTTCACCCCGGGCGCGGTGCAGAAGCCCCGGATTCGTGGCAGGCTGACATTTCTTTTGTGGGCAATTCCATGCTGTACAAAGTGGGCGGCCGCCTGAAGCACGGTCGTTTCCCCCGCCAGTTGCTGCTGCCTTTTCTTGAGGTATCCCACGCCTTCATGAAAAGCGACCAGCGCTCTGTAGCAGATTTTCTGCACGATTCTTTCCCTGCCGTTTTTGCACACTATCAGGCCCTGCCCGACAATGAGGCACGACTGGCCTACGAGACCGCCATTACATGGCAAGCCACACGCCTGTACCGTAATGGTTGTGTGCGCCGCCTGCTGCCCCTGCACCCGCTTATTGTGGGCGATAACGGCTGGCGGTCCGAATTCAGGCGCGAAGTTGTTCAGCCGCGCTACATGGACGCCCTGAGTTATTATACGGATTTGCCACGTTTTTATTGTCGCTCGAACATTAACTTCAACTGTACCAGCAAGCAGATGAAGGGAGCAGTAAACCAGAGAGTCTTCGATGTTCCCGCAGCCGGAGCCTTTGTGCTGACCGACTGGCGGCCACAGATGGAACAATTGTTCGATCCGGACGAAATGGTCTGCTACCGCGACCCGGATGAAGCTCCGGAACTGGCTCGTTATTATCTGGCCCATCCGCAAAAGCGCCGCCACATAGCCCAGCGGGCCAGGCGGCGTGTGCTGGCCTGCCATACCTGGGCCCACAGGCTGCAGAGCCTGCTTGAACAGATGCGCCAGGTCTATGGAACACCCGTGACAAAAAAAATCGCAGAGCGCGGACCAGACGCATGA
- a CDS encoding glycosyltransferase family 9 protein: protein MSADPVLVLQMHRMGDLILTMPLLRLLLRHWAGHEVWVAAEPHFFQDIMPLAPNVIFFPPTHCHALGQRHYELALNLSSRPQALICQAKLKARHKLGPEAISTGTLPGHQHINGYWQLYRAALTHNNRNNAFHWSDLYMLDLSPQPDLTGVLRPFPRPAGTGRIGMVLGASEFAKRPDADFWARLARRLAGEGMLPLFLGGPAEQSLGQEVAQKSGLPGANLCGRLSLKELAALMRTLDLCVTPDTGPMHLADFVGVPVLNLSMGPVHARETGPSAPGQHVLRAAMSCVGCWQCHRGRLYCKQAFTASGVARLILSLLHTPDHPIVPSGLRLYRTGRDALGLYTLEHVGCRADTSCRPLIEGLWQAVFLFFYSPVQRPLLISRLEGLRVAFPHMAESVAAGLAALCASFSRYLRQGARMLPDDFWRSQPPVIRLFSGYLHMHMQNDDYSPKAWSMALERLEEISALFMNHS, encoded by the coding sequence ATGAGCGCGGACCCTGTTCTGGTTCTCCAGATGCACCGCATGGGAGACCTGATTCTCACCATGCCCCTGCTTCGCCTTCTTCTACGCCACTGGGCCGGACACGAGGTGTGGGTTGCGGCTGAACCGCACTTTTTTCAGGATATCATGCCACTGGCCCCCAATGTTATTTTTTTTCCTCCTACCCACTGTCACGCCCTGGGACAACGCCATTATGAACTGGCACTGAACCTGAGCAGCCGTCCACAGGCCCTCATCTGCCAGGCAAAACTGAAGGCAAGGCACAAACTTGGTCCGGAAGCCATCTCAACCGGCACACTGCCGGGGCATCAACACATCAACGGTTACTGGCAACTCTACCGCGCCGCATTAACCCACAACAACCGTAACAATGCTTTTCACTGGTCCGACCTGTATATGCTGGACCTTTCGCCGCAACCCGATCTTACTGGTGTGCTCCGACCATTTCCCCGCCCGGCGGGAACAGGCCGTATCGGCATGGTTCTCGGGGCCAGCGAGTTTGCCAAACGCCCAGATGCGGACTTCTGGGCACGGCTGGCGCGGCGGCTGGCCGGCGAAGGAATGTTGCCGCTGTTTCTGGGTGGCCCGGCGGAACAGAGCCTGGGGCAGGAGGTCGCCCAAAAATCCGGGCTACCGGGGGCCAATCTTTGCGGGCGTCTCTCGCTCAAAGAGCTGGCTGCCCTCATGCGCACTTTGGACCTGTGCGTGACACCAGACACAGGTCCCATGCATCTAGCCGACTTTGTGGGGGTGCCAGTACTCAATCTTTCCATGGGGCCAGTTCATGCCAGGGAGACAGGGCCGTCCGCTCCCGGGCAGCATGTTCTGCGAGCAGCCATGAGTTGCGTGGGATGTTGGCAATGTCACCGTGGACGGCTTTACTGCAAGCAGGCATTTACAGCCTCTGGGGTTGCCAGGCTGATCCTGAGCCTTTTACACACGCCTGACCACCCGATAGTGCCATCGGGCCTGCGGCTATACCGTACCGGGCGCGATGCTCTGGGACTGTATACCCTCGAGCATGTGGGCTGCAGAGCAGATACAAGCTGCCGTCCTCTGATTGAGGGCCTCTGGCAGGCCGTTTTTCTCTTTTTTTACAGCCCTGTGCAGCGCCCCTTGCTGATCAGCAGACTGGAAGGCCTGCGCGTGGCTTTTCCCCACATGGCTGAAAGTGTGGCGGCCGGACTTGCCGCGCTTTGTGCCAGTTTTTCACGCTATCTCAGGCAGGGCGCGCGCATGTTGCCTGATGACTTCTGGCGCTCCCAGCCCCCCGTAATCCGCCTTTTCAGCGGATATTTGCACATGCACATGCAAAATGACGATTACTCCCCGAAAGCATGGAGCATGGCGCTTGAGCGTCTGGAAGAAATCAGCGCCCTGTTCATGAACCATTCCTGA
- a CDS encoding flagellar hook-length control protein FliK: MMQIIPTSAASFDALFTSSKDNSSFADFFSAVHDAIDSVERGEHVSASSAMQQPTTTPEAPRVQSPYSRTTTNGVTYTLDEVCFTKQEIAELRRDLIKAGAPLDALKKFDALADQPDGATLAQIMASLQCLGGSPILSDDDKTHISALLKKIDPSGVLETRVQQLMGEGKGEAALDTIYSFIAHLDPTAAIDVEAAEALALGRGIGLDTASLQTLLKSFGGNDGMSLFMGQFSSLMAPAAHHFTAQKTAQKQLDTALQQTLQPLVSKARARTEKELQASALRNKEAQQSKILIDQTVQKNTRHMLEETLTAPGQDGQKTQDLENPEHQSRAISRKLDGSQSAGVGHAGVQGSKIETTFTRVSANTEQASNQQSAAQQHAEAPTPSGKQNDGSKGGQAGHQTFGEDGANNNKDIGRDASWGEMTRKVEAQPLFRQDNQAAAAVLQTPDVVNQASPEVLRPAHIPRYVAQQVEQGLLSSFRNGTTRLDLQLHPQELGAITLSLSLRNGEVSATIRSEKTETAEMVTRQLEAIRTNLEQQGLKVDKVEVQLNARQQDENAWQNLNQHNSRQEEDARREELSRLKNLSTMRNTKINSEETTLEQPVHSHTHAARYATRSLHVVA; encoded by the coding sequence ATGATGCAGATTATTCCCACAAGCGCGGCCTCGTTCGACGCCCTCTTTACCAGCAGCAAGGATAACTCATCCTTTGCCGATTTTTTCTCTGCCGTTCACGATGCTATCGACAGCGTGGAACGGGGGGAGCATGTTTCTGCAAGTTCGGCCATGCAGCAGCCCACGACAACACCTGAAGCACCTCGTGTGCAGAGTCCATACAGTCGGACCACTACCAACGGTGTCACGTACACGCTTGACGAAGTCTGCTTCACCAAGCAGGAGATAGCTGAACTCCGGCGCGACCTTATCAAGGCGGGCGCTCCGCTTGATGCCCTGAAAAAATTTGACGCCCTGGCAGACCAGCCGGACGGCGCAACTCTTGCCCAGATTATGGCCAGTTTGCAATGCCTCGGCGGCAGCCCCATTCTTAGCGATGACGACAAGACACACATCAGCGCCCTGCTCAAAAAAATAGATCCTTCCGGTGTGCTCGAAACACGTGTGCAGCAGCTCATGGGCGAAGGCAAGGGCGAGGCGGCCCTTGACACCATCTATTCTTTCATCGCGCATCTTGATCCTACTGCGGCGATTGATGTGGAAGCTGCCGAAGCGCTGGCACTGGGCCGTGGAATCGGACTGGATACGGCGAGCCTGCAAACCCTGCTCAAGAGTTTTGGCGGCAACGACGGCATGAGCCTGTTCATGGGACAGTTTTCTTCCCTCATGGCTCCGGCGGCCCATCATTTTACCGCGCAAAAAACTGCACAAAAACAGTTGGATACAGCCTTGCAGCAAACATTGCAGCCTCTTGTAAGCAAGGCTCGCGCCCGCACTGAAAAAGAGCTTCAGGCCAGTGCTTTGCGCAACAAAGAAGCACAGCAAAGCAAGATACTTATAGACCAAACCGTCCAGAAAAATACCCGGCATATGCTGGAAGAAACGCTCACCGCCCCAGGCCAGGATGGGCAGAAGACCCAGGACCTCGAAAATCCCGAACACCAGAGCCGCGCCATAAGCAGAAAGCTTGACGGCAGTCAGAGTGCGGGAGTGGGGCATGCTGGCGTGCAGGGCAGCAAGATCGAAACGACCTTTACCCGCGTTTCGGCCAATACGGAGCAAGCGTCCAACCAACAGAGCGCAGCACAACAGCATGCTGAAGCCCCCACGCCAAGCGGAAAACAGAATGACGGCAGCAAGGGGGGGCAAGCCGGGCACCAGACGTTCGGGGAAGATGGGGCAAACAACAATAAAGATATCGGGCGTGATGCCTCGTGGGGAGAAATGACCCGCAAGGTGGAAGCGCAGCCGCTCTTTAGGCAGGACAATCAGGCGGCAGCCGCTGTGCTGCAAACACCGGATGTCGTCAATCAGGCATCTCCCGAAGTTTTGCGCCCTGCTCACATACCCCGTTATGTGGCACAGCAGGTGGAACAGGGCCTGCTCTCCAGCTTCAGGAATGGCACTACCCGGCTGGATCTGCAACTGCATCCGCAGGAGCTTGGGGCCATAACGCTCAGCCTTAGCCTGCGTAACGGCGAAGTCAGTGCCACGATCCGTTCTGAAAAGACCGAAACTGCCGAAATGGTTACCCGTCAGCTGGAAGCAATCCGTACCAATCTGGAACAGCAGGGACTCAAGGTGGACAAGGTTGAAGTGCAGCTCAATGCGCGACAACAGGACGAAAATGCCTGGCAGAACCTGAACCAGCACAACTCCCGGCAGGAAGAAGATGCCCGGCGTGAAGAACTTTCACGGCTAAAAAATCTTTCAACTATGCGTAATACAAAAATTAATTCTGAAGAAACAACGTTGGAACAGCCTGTGCATTCCCATACGCATGCGGCAAGATATGCCACCCGCTCTTTGCATGTGGTGGCGTAA
- a CDS encoding flagellar hook assembly protein FlgD, with amino-acid sequence MSSITQSLNRTNNEFNTALSKQKGSNLDKDSFMLLLVTQFKYQDPLNPMEDKEFIAQMAQFSSLEQLMNLNTSMEGLTNATNNQQMINATSYIGKQVTVSGNTIGKVTDETTKESTITRFRYAPADNTVGGTITVRDADNNVVYVEEVSPKNKGTTYEFLWNGKATDGTVAGDGVYTVNLVLRDSNGDAVLSDQVMDAKVTGVVNDGGVVYLGLEGGQLMPLANVRQVAEPATVAAKPDDKDKEEGEDKESEDDKDEEQPESRASAMSIGDVNISNINFSGRLF; translated from the coding sequence ATGTCCAGCATTACACAGTCACTGAACAGAACCAATAATGAATTCAATACCGCCCTGAGCAAGCAAAAGGGCAGTAATCTGGACAAGGATTCCTTCATGCTGCTGCTGGTTACGCAGTTCAAGTACCAGGACCCGCTCAATCCGATGGAAGACAAGGAATTTATTGCCCAGATGGCGCAATTCTCCAGTCTTGAGCAGCTCATGAATCTCAATACGAGCATGGAAGGCCTTACAAACGCCACCAATAACCAGCAGATGATCAATGCCACGTCTTACATAGGCAAGCAGGTTACTGTCAGTGGTAATACCATCGGCAAGGTCACCGACGAAACCACCAAGGAATCTACCATTACGCGCTTCCGGTACGCCCCTGCGGACAATACCGTGGGCGGAACCATCACAGTACGCGATGCCGACAATAACGTCGTATACGTTGAAGAAGTCAGCCCCAAAAATAAGGGAACCACATACGAATTTTTGTGGAACGGCAAGGCTACTGACGGAACTGTTGCTGGCGATGGCGTCTATACGGTCAACCTTGTGTTGCGCGATTCCAATGGCGATGCGGTTCTTTCTGACCAGGTAATGGACGCCAAGGTTACCGGCGTGGTCAACGACGGCGGCGTGGTCTATCTCGGTCTTGAGGGCGGCCAGCTCATGCCGCTTGCCAATGTGCGGCAGGTTGCTGAACCTGCCACCGTTGCCGCCAAGCCGGACGACAAGGACAAGGAAGAAGGCGAAGACAAGGAATCTGAAGACGACAAGGACGAGGAACAGCCCGAATCCCGTGCAAGCGCGATGAGTATTGGTGATGTCAATATCAGCAATATCAACTTTAGCGGCAGACTTTTTTAA
- a CDS encoding flagellar hook-basal body complex protein yields MGLSASMWTSVSGLLSHGQKMNVVGNNIANVSTLGFKSQRMDFNDYLYRGIGTTSGPSQIGAGASVYAILGDFSQGSLESTNSVTDLAIDGNGFFQVRKPNSKQMYYTRAGDFYFNKDRELQNPEGYLLQGWKVNNEKKLTFNSGATNLGNTDLSKSAYVGSGTPTDIVLDSWNIIPQQTTNVTFTMGLTNDGKGDRTTSNTSPMTALFDLWDASSKPPLADTAYATQSSIDVYDEGGGTHTLTVYYDQVDARKTDSNGNTIYDIKGLPAGYTIYEYLVTIPPSEDRRSYGGEGYNAATNTWTKEPTKFYDDPITGTNKQAGVLMSGVMIFDASGQLVNQTAYSYGATETPTANNQVAVNPSEKSSWQPTRTSSNGLPVFSANFSGQPLANSVSETMQTSVGGTPVSQVQNYITELDFGLKNIGNPAWNNPTATAVKTNSLGQPVDTGGNALGMDKYGYYYLGAPEPGSYGTATPVGGGAAEPVYADSTGYYYKNGANKVYGSASVNGATVEAMSNGSSYYFIDTANGNANCYNTTVVGGNTVPAYQDSYGYYHIGANGPVYGQTPGGVDVLHDSGGYYLDDGTVPHNYITTSDFTAITATAFKPTAYTAPTDASRPVADTETANSSLASLTTMSRVSGTSPTGVPVFENVINYGTTIPTMTAVERQEYASVANTTSYTVQNRTQDGYASGTLSNVNIDNGGVVYGIYSNGKTIPLYQIALYDFQNHQGLYREGGNLFSATNDSGEPQLGVAGDNGFGKTKAYNIEQSNVDMTTEFVQMISTQRGFQANSKGITTVDTMLETVIGMKR; encoded by the coding sequence ATGGGTCTTTCAGCAAGTATGTGGACAAGCGTTTCAGGCTTGCTCAGCCACGGTCAGAAGATGAACGTTGTCGGCAACAATATCGCCAACGTGAGTACGCTGGGTTTTAAAAGTCAGCGTATGGACTTCAATGACTACCTGTACCGGGGCATCGGGACCACCAGTGGTCCCAGCCAGATCGGTGCCGGCGCCAGCGTCTATGCCATATTGGGCGACTTTTCCCAGGGTTCGCTTGAGAGCACCAACTCGGTGACGGACCTTGCCATTGACGGCAACGGTTTTTTTCAGGTGCGCAAGCCCAACAGCAAGCAGATGTATTACACGCGCGCAGGTGACTTTTATTTCAACAAGGACCGCGAACTTCAGAACCCTGAGGGCTATCTGCTGCAGGGCTGGAAGGTGAACAACGAAAAAAAGCTCACCTTTAACAGCGGCGCAACTAACCTGGGCAATACCGACCTCAGCAAATCCGCCTATGTCGGTTCGGGTACGCCCACTGACATTGTGCTGGACAGCTGGAATATCATTCCCCAGCAGACTACCAATGTCACTTTTACCATGGGGCTTACCAACGACGGCAAGGGGGACCGCACCACCAGCAACACCAGCCCCATGACCGCCCTCTTCGACCTGTGGGATGCCAGCAGCAAGCCGCCCCTGGCGGATACGGCCTATGCCACGCAGTCCAGCATTGACGTCTATGATGAAGGCGGTGGTACGCACACCCTGACGGTCTACTATGATCAGGTTGATGCAAGAAAGACCGACAGCAACGGCAACACCATCTATGACATCAAGGGGCTGCCCGCCGGATACACCATATATGAATATCTGGTAACCATCCCGCCCTCTGAAGACAGGCGTAGCTATGGTGGCGAAGGTTATAACGCTGCCACCAATACGTGGACCAAAGAACCCACCAAATTTTATGACGACCCCATCACGGGGACCAACAAGCAGGCTGGCGTGCTCATGAGCGGTGTCATGATCTTTGACGCCAGCGGGCAGCTCGTCAACCAGACTGCGTACAGCTACGGCGCGACGGAAACACCGACAGCAAATAACCAAGTGGCTGTCAATCCGTCCGAAAAATCTTCGTGGCAGCCCACCAGAACGTCCAGCAACGGTCTGCCTGTTTTTTCGGCAAACTTCAGCGGACAGCCTCTGGCAAACAGCGTGAGCGAAACCATGCAGACCAGCGTGGGCGGCACTCCTGTGAGCCAGGTGCAAAACTACATTACCGAACTGGATTTCGGCCTCAAAAACATCGGCAACCCGGCATGGAACAACCCCACCGCCACCGCCGTGAAGACAAACAGCCTTGGACAACCCGTTGATACCGGCGGCAATGCCCTGGGTATGGACAAATACGGCTACTACTACCTCGGTGCCCCCGAGCCGGGTTCTTACGGAACCGCAACACCAGTCGGTGGCGGCGCGGCCGAACCGGTCTATGCCGACTCCACAGGCTATTACTATAAAAATGGCGCCAATAAAGTCTATGGTTCCGCCTCCGTTAATGGAGCAACGGTTGAAGCGATGAGCAACGGCAGCAGTTATTACTTTATAGACACTGCAAACGGCAACGCCAACTGCTACAATACAACAGTTGTCGGCGGCAACACAGTACCTGCCTACCAGGACAGCTATGGCTATTACCATATCGGCGCAAACGGTCCGGTATATGGGCAGACTCCTGGCGGTGTTGACGTGCTGCACGATAGCGGTGGCTATTATCTGGACGACGGCACGGTGCCGCATAACTACATCACCACCAGTGACTTTACGGCCATAACGGCTACGGCCTTCAAGCCTACAGCCTACACGGCTCCCACGGATGCCTCGCGCCCCGTTGCGGACACAGAAACAGCCAACAGCAGCCTGGCCAGCCTGACAACCATGTCTCGGGTCAGTGGCACTTCGCCTACGGGCGTGCCGGTGTTTGAAAACGTCATCAACTACGGCACAACCATCCCAACCATGACGGCCGTGGAACGCCAGGAATATGCCAGTGTGGCCAATACGACCTCTTATACAGTACAAAACCGCACGCAGGACGGATATGCCTCCGGAACACTGAGCAACGTGAACATTGATAACGGTGGCGTAGTTTACGGTATATACTCCAACGGCAAGACCATTCCGCTCTATCAAATCGCCTTGTATGATTTCCAGAACCATCAGGGGCTGTATCGCGAAGGTGGCAACCTTTTCTCTGCCACCAACGACTCGGGCGAACCCCAGTTGGGCGTGGCGGGCGATAATGGCTTCGGCAAAACCAAGGCGTATAACATCGAGCAATCAAACGTAGATATGACCACGGAATTCGTGCAGATGATTTCGACACAGCGCGGATTCCAGGCAAACTCCAAGGGCATAACCACGGTGGATACCATGCTTGAAACTGTTATCGGCATGAAGAGATAA